A window of the Candida orthopsilosis Co 90-125, chromosome 1 draft sequence genome harbors these coding sequences:
- a CDS encoding Frq1 protein (S. cerevisiae homolog FRQ1 has enzyme activator activity, has role in regulation of signal transduction localizes to Golgi membrane) codes for MGKAASKLSKEDIKKLQEHTYFDKRELQSWYKGFLRDCPSGQLTEEDFAKIYQQFFPFGDPKEYCHYLFLQFDQDNSNFIDFREFILAFSITSRGSTEQKIAWAFDFYDYNKTGKLTYNDILPVISAAYKMIGPMAALPPDESTPELRAEKWFTLLDKNKDTDMIKLDDFKRLANIDPSIKSALTGYSDLV; via the coding sequence ATGGGAAAAGCTGCATCAAAATTGTCCAAGGAGGATATCAAAAAGCTCCAAGAGCACACTTATTTTGACAAAAGAGAGCTTCAGCTGTGGTACAAAGGGTTTTTAAGAGACTGCCCGAGTGGTCAATTAACAGAAGAggattttgcaaaaatttatcaacaattttttccttttggtGATCCAAAAGAATATTGTCATTatttatttcttcaatttgatcaagacAACTCTAATTTCATAGATTTCAGAGAATTCATCTTGGCTTTTAGCATTACAAGTCGTGGAAGCACTGAACAAAAAATAGCATGGGCGTTTGACTTTTATGACTATAATAAAACGGGGAAGCTTACATATAATGACATACTACCGGTCATAAGTGCAGCATACAAAATGATAGGTCCAATGGCTGCATTACCACCCGATGAACTGACACCTGAGTTAAGAGCGGAAAAATGGTTTACACTTTTGGACAAGAACAAGGACACCGATATGATTAAGCTAGATGATTTCAAGAGGTTGGCTAATATTGATCCGCTGATCAAAAGCGCGTTAACAGGGTATCTGGATTTGGTATAG
- a CDS encoding Swi6 component of the MBF and SBF transcription complexes (involved in G1/S cell-cycle progression): MDSPANIGDSTTLSIQQKLSSTHIDGILDTSVTSAVYSGVKVIQLSIKVTEDTNSTPEKSKEEIIVLRRVQDSFINASQLLKILVRLHIVTPIQVKNYLNNEVLSNLEYFGNPVSKDNLQVLDYSKHENKSLRGIWVPYNKGVKIALDFDVYDMTKALFLVDVHDFETLPKYKKRALDGEDISNNEIQGSPSKRQKIDGSSNKTIGTEQSQLNEQEATSNYPYTLPPVILEDKKVDLANDIKRILGEVFKKDDQSDNGVSVEDVSNEFESIFKSYAKEDIKDIPLDQKGQTALHFASTLASSNLVSSFIQLGLNSPIRGNVDGESPLIACIQVTNAMEKGNFKELLTQWLYPDIWLLDRKNQTVLHHIVLQSGKNESYKFYMTKLLEYVLLNGDKKLLDFKKTILNAQDINGNTVLHIAIEKENRWLTKLLIEFGADVSIANKLGIKCQDFELLNDLSEADVEDHIFELIKTSNEFVEERVKTVGIEHISDLEQTKDVKSSVTIEFPPTTPIVSDKIFHSIHQLLSDTSLEYTNILNSKRDQIRVLDQALHDATIVAANNRFQTKKLTENLEKLDTFKLQAANVADKLILSEQEVAAENEVKFDENQQYDADEPFVIPQLFNRLSNNEPVDDLKNDENFLRQLPPTRILKARLNAYRQINSKLEDELKSLVDYSELTSKFKNVVSICTNVGIDEVDELLDGLLEAIEN; this comes from the coding sequence ATGGATTCCCCCGCAAATATAGGGGATAGTACAACGCTATctattcaacaaaagttgTCAAGCACACACATTGATGGAATTCTTGATACCCTGGTCACTTCGGCGGTATATTCTGGAGTAAAAGTGATACAATTGCTGATAAAAGTCACCGAGGATACAAACTCTACCCCTGAAAAGagcaaagaagaaatcatTGTGCTAAGGAGAGTACAAGACTCATTTATCAATGCTAGTCAACTTCTCAAAATACTTGTGAGACTCCATATTGTCACCCCAATTCAAGTGAAAAACTACTTAAACAATGAAGTCTTGTCTAATTTGGAGTACTTTGGTAACCCAGTTTCGAAAGATAATTTACAAGTCTTAGATTACTCCAAGCATGAAAATAAGTCCCTTCGTGGAATTTGGGTTCCGTATAACAAGGGAGTCAAAATTGCTTTGGACTTTGATGTTTATGACATGACGAAAGCCttgtttcttgttgatgttcATGACTTCGAAACGCTTCCCAAATATAAGAAGAGAGCTTTGGATGGCGAGGATATCTCAAACAACGAGATACAAGGGTCCCCTTCGAAGAGACAGAAAATTGACGGTAGTTCCAACAAGACCATAGGCACGGAGCAgtctcaattgaatgaacaGGAAGCTACTTCAAATTATCCTTATACTCTCCCCCCGGTCATATTAGAGGATAAAAAAGTAGACCTTGCAAATGACATAAAGAGAATTCTTGGAGAAGTGTTTAAAAAAGACGACCAGTCAGACAACGGAGTTtcagttgaagatgttaGCAACGAGTTTGAGTcgattttcaaatcctATGCAAAGGAAGACATCAAAGATATACCTTTGGATCAAAAGGGACAAACTGCGTTACATTTTGCGTCAACATTGGCATCATCAAACCTTGTCTCTAgctttattcaattgggTCTCAATTCACCAATACGGGGTAATGTTGATGGTGAGTCGCCATTGATTGCGTGTATCCAAGTGACAAATGCTATGGAAAAGGGTAACTTCAAGGAATTATTGACACAATGGTTGTATCCTGATATCTGGCTACTAGATAGAAAAAACCAAACCGTGTTGCACCACATTGTCCTTCAATCGGGCAAAAATGAGAGTTACAAGTTTTACATGACAAAATTATTGGAGTATGTGTTGTTAAACGGTGATAAGAAGCTTTTAGATTTTAAAAAAACCATTTTAAATGCACAAGATATCAATGGTAACACAGTCTTACacattgcaattgaaaaggaGAATCGTTGGCTTACAAAACTTTTAATAGAATTTGGTGCTGATGTAAGCATAGCTAACAAGCTTGGAATTAAATGTCAAGATTTCGAATTATTAAATGATTTGTCCGAGGCAGATGTTGAGGACCATATTTTCGAGTTGATCAAGACTAGTAATGAGTTTGTCGAAGAACGCGTGAAAACTGTGGGGATAGAGCATATTCTGGATTTAGAGCAAACTAAAGATGTTAAGTCTTCTGTTACCATTGAATTCCCTCCAACGACTCCAATTGTTTCTGATAAAATATTCCACAGCATTCATCAATTATTATCTGATACCAGTCTTGAGTACACTAACATCTTGAATTCAAAGCGTGATCAAATTAGAGTTTTAGATCAGGCTCTACATGATGCAACTATTGTCGCCGCAAACAATCGTTTCcaaacaaagaaattgactgagaatttggaaaagttggATACTTTCAAATTACAAGCTGCAAACGTGGCGGATAAATTAATTCTATCCGAGCAAGAAGTAGCTGCTGAAAATGAAGTTAAATTTGACGAAAACCAACAATACGACGCTGACGAACCATTTGTCATCCCACAACTTTTCAATAGATTATCAAACAACGAGCCCGTTGATGATCTCAAAAACGACGAGAATTTCCTCAGGCAACTACCTCCAACTAGAATTCTCAAGGCAAGACTAAATGCTTATAGACaaataaattcaaagcTAGAAGACGAATTAAAGAGCTTGGTGGATTACAGTGAATTGACATCGAAGTTCAAGAATGTTGTTAGTATATGTACAAAtgttggtattgatgaGGTTGACGAGCTTTTGGATGGTTTGCTTGAAGCTATTGAGAATTAG
- a CDS encoding Emi5 protein (S. cerevisiae homolog EMI5 has role acid cycle, positive regulation of transcription from RNA polymerase promoter, ascospore formation, mitochondrial electron transport, succinate to ubiquinone) produces MLRSSTLSKRSFARSALNLANNGKPQNPPIDTTIELKIAPIVRTGETADIKRARLVYQSRKRGILESDLLLSRFAKKYLNKMTHEELDEYDKLLDEADWDIYYWATKNFDVTPLPDKWKDSKILKLLQEEAENKERVILRMPELDESDFLKPKD; encoded by the coding sequence ATGTTGAGATCTTCTACATTATCAAAAAGGCTGTTTGCAAGGTCAGCTTTAAATCTCGCAAATAATGGTAAGCCCCAGAATCCACCAATAgatacaacaattgaattaaaAATTGCACCTATTGTTCGTACTGGCGAAACTGCCGATATTAAACGTGCAAGATTGGTCTATCAATCACGAAAGAGAGGAATACTAGAAagtgatttgttgttgagtaGATTTGCCAAAAAGtatctcaacaaaatgacGCACGAAGAATTAGACGAATATGACAAACTATTAGATGAAGCTGATTGGGATATTTATTATTGGGCAACAAAGAACTTTGATGTAACTCCTTTGCCTGACAAGTGGAAAGATTCAAAGATCTTAAAGTTGTTACAGGAAGAAGCTGAAAACAAAGAGCGTGTCATTTTGAGAATGCCTGAACTAGATGAAAGTGATTTCCTTAAACCTAAGGACTAA
- a CDS encoding Fad1 protein (S. cerevisiae homolog FAD1 has FMN adenylyltransferase activity, has role in FAD biosynthetic process and localizes to cytoplasm), whose protein sequence is MTTQELTEQQIGFFERCEECYHLIQSFLNDTLPNGLVSPRHKKYEYDPILRHAVKEKIKSSMTKLEKSIDLHGLKEIAISYNGGKDCLVMLILLLASIYKKFLSTHEANRGGNFYSSGIIPHDYKLDSIYVNAETPFPQLTEFIKQSTQYYHLNPIFIIDSMKCGFEHYLNEINTNIKSVIVGIRHTDPYGAQLQDEQYTDSDWPRFLRIHPILDWKYVEIWDFLVGSDVDYCTLYDEGYTSLGGVNTTVPNPELLIPGGENKYLPAYMLKDNADALERLGRVKVQQ, encoded by the exons ATGACTACACAAGAGCTCACGGAACAACAAATAGggttttttgaaagatgcGAGGAGTGTTACCATCTAATCCAGAGCTTCTTAAACGATACTTTGCCAAATGGTTTGGTTTCGCCGAGACATAAGAAGTATGAATATGACCCAATTCTAAGACACGCtgtaaaagaaaagatcAAATCAAGCATGACgaagttggaaaaatcaATAGACCTTCACGG GTTGAAGGAAATTGCAATATCGTATAACGGAGGAAAAGACTGTTTGGTCATGTTGATCTTGCTTTTGGCATCCATATACAAGAAATTTCTCAGCACCCACGAGGCAAATCGTGGTGGAAACTTCTATTCCAGTGGAATTATACCCCACGACTACAAGCTAGACTCTATCTATGTCAATGCCGAGACTCCATTCCCTCAATTGACAGAATTCATAAAACAATCTACGCAATACTACCACTTGAATCCGATTTTTATAATAGACTCAATGAAATGTGGATTTGAACACTACTTAAATGAGATTAATACAAACATTAAATCAGTCATAGTGGGAATTAGGCACACCGATCCTTATGGCGCACAACTTCAGGATGAGCAATACACAGACAGTGATTGGCCTAGATTCTTGAGAATTCATCCCATTTTAGACTGGAAATACGTGGAAATTTGGGACTTTTTGGTTGGTTctgatgttgattattGCACCTTGTATGACGAAGGTTATACAAGTTTAGGTGGTGTCAATACAACTGTTCCCAATCCAGAATTATTGATTCCCGGTGGTGAAAACAAGTACCTACCCGCATATATGTTGAAAGATAATGCTGATGCCTTGGAAAGGCTAGGTAGAGTGAAGGTTCAACAATAA
- a CDS encoding Vta1 protein (S. cerevisiae homolog VTA1 has ATPase activator activity and has role in positive regulation of protein oligomerization, late endosome to vacuole via multivesicular body sorting pathway), whose product MTISIDLIPEQLRSDKNITPYIHRAIELEQAEPIISYYNKIYVLEYILNNKIHSRSKANEELTIKLLDDTECTKKDTADESLHKVLNDKNLSFRYVLKFAFGLFNSCLESLKSYKIENKPQLIAKFRAAMCFLNVLDTFESSSDSIDFEGIFGPKIKDWNDFKAVNKEKLKVLKYQLTKLVKDEISPVEDLESDNADLEKELDVELQKLSTGQPDQDNAEVSADEEVRDVSEDDMNENNDTGSNFGGVSDSFPAVDEFIEAGGSNEIQTNHDLNEHNTDDSGTEAVNLPGAPHFIPEEGSDSDSVRLPQAPKYLPTDDIGHINKSGSIQVFPPKSEEREISYTSNDTKPASAKPVRPHHHEKPLSKENIKEILNRDDAVVQIQKHTKFANSALQFEDFNEAENQLLKGLELLRALKRQEEE is encoded by the coding sequence ATGACAATCTCAATAGATTTAATCCCAGAACAACTTAGGTCGGATAAGAATATTACCCCGTATATCCATCGAGCAATTGAGTTGGAACAAGCAGAGCCCATAATCAGTTACTATAACAAAATCTATGTGCTTGAGTATATtttaaacaacaagatacattcaagatcaaaagCCAACGAGGAACTTACCATAAAACTCTTAGATGACACTGAGTGTACAAAAAAGGATACAGCCGACGAGAGTCTTCATAAGGTTTTAAATGATAAGAATTTGTCCTTCCGCTATGTTTTGAAGTTTGCATTTGGGTTATTCAATTCGTGCCTTGAGAGCTTGAAGTCATAtaagattgaaaataaacCTCAATTGATAGCTAAATTTAGAGCCGCGATGTGTTTTTTAAACGTGCTCGACACTTTTGAAAGTTCAAGTGATAGTATTGATTTCGAGGGAATTTTTGGacccaaaatcaaagactggaatgatttcaaagcCGTGAACAAAGAAAAGCTCAAGGTGTTGAAATATCAGCTAACAAAATTGGTCAAAGATGAGATTTCTCCAGTAGAAGATCTAGAGTCGGATAATgctgatttggaaaaagagTTAGACGTGGAATTACAGAAGTTAAGCACTGGCCAACCTGATCAGGACAATGCAGAAGTCAGTGCAGACGAGGAAGTTAGAGACGTCCTGGAGGATGACAtgaatgaaaacaatgacaCTGGCTCGAATTTTGGCGGTGTATCTGATAGTTTTCCTGCGGTTGACGAGTTCATAGAGGCTGGTGGGTCGAATGAGATTCAGACTAATCATGATTTAAACGAACACAACACTGATGACAGTGGTACAGAGGCGGTAAATCTTCCTGGTGCGCCACATTTCATACCTGAAGAAGGTTCAGACTCCGATAGCGTTAGACTTCCCCAAGCGCCAAAGTATTTGCCAACGGACGACATAGGACACATAAATAAATCGGGATCGATACAAGTCTTTCCTCCAAAATCTGAGGAACGTGAAATTAGTTATACACTGAACGATACAAAGCCTGCAAGTGCAAAGCCTGTTCGTCCCCATCATCATGAAAAACCGCTCAGCAAAGAGAACATCAAAGAAATATTAAACAGGGATGACGCAGTGGTTCAAATACAGAAACATACCAAATTTGCCAATTCTGCTTTACAATTCGAAGATTTCAACGAGGCAGAGaaccaacttttgaaaGGTCTAGAGTTACTACGAGCCTTGAAACgtcaagaagaagaataa
- a CDS encoding Mls1 malate synthase, translated as MSGPFPTVADKVKGVQVLGPIPDNAKHIFSQEALAFVATLHRGFEKTRQQLLNNRKEEQKRRDQGYLPNFLPETEHIRNDPTWTGPPLAPGLIDRRCEITGPTDRKMVINALNSNVATYMADFEDSLTPAWRNLVDGQVNLYDGVRRNLSFETNGKKYALNLKEGRHIPTLIVRPRGWHLTEKHVLVDGQPVSGGIFDFAIYFFNNAKETLARGFGPYFYLPKMEHHLEAKLWNDIFNYSQDYIGIPRGTIRGSVLIETIPAVFQMDEIIYQLREHSAGLNCGRWDYIFSYIKCLRNFPEFILPDRSQVTMAAPFMSSYVKLLVHTTHKRKVHALGGMAAQIPIKDDEERNRKALENVTKDKLREVSLGCDSCWVAHPALVPVVLKVFNEHMKGPNQIDLPPKEPFKPVTQRDLLSPFVPGGVITEGGIRANIIIGISYIEAWLRNVGCVPINYLMEDAATAEVSRTQIWQWVTHGAKTNTGKVITKDYVKQLLDEEYSKLTKNAKPGNKFKQAFAYFAPEALGERYSDFVTTLIYDDVTTVGRAVPGEKL; from the coding sequence ATGTCAGGCCCATTCCCAACTGTTGCTGATAAAGTCAAAGGTGTCCAAGTCCTAGGCCCAATTCCAGACAATGCTAAACACATCTTTTCACAAGAAGCTTTAGCTTTTGTTGCTACTTTACACCgtggttttgaaaaaaccAGACAACAATTGTTAAACAACAGGAAAGAAGAGCAAAAGAGAAGAGATCAAGGTTACTTGCCAAACTTTTTACCAGAAACTGAACACATTAGAAATGATCCAACTTGGACTGGTCCACCATTGGCTCCAGGTTTGATTGACAGAAGATGTGAAATTACCGGTCCAACTGATAGAAAGATGGTTATCAATGCTTTGAACTCAAATGTCGCTACTTACATggctgattttgaagattcaTTAACTCCAGCTTGGAGAAATTTGGTTGACGGTCAAGTTAACTTGTACGATGGTGTTAGAAGAAACTTGAGTTTTGAAACCAATGGTAAGAAATATGCCTTAAACTTGAAAGAAGGTAGACACATACCAACATTGATTGTTAGACCAAGAGGATGGCACTTGACTGAAAAGCACGTTTTAGTTGATGGTCAACCAGTTTCTGGTGGTATTTTCGATTTTGCCAtttactttttcaacaacgCAAAAGAAACTTTAGCTAGAGGCTTTGGTCCATACTTTTACTTGCCAAAGATGGAACACCACTTGGAAGCTAAATTGTGGAATGATATCTTCAACTACTCACAAGATTACATTGGAATTCCAAGAGGTACCATTAGAGGATcagttttgattgaaactATTCCAGCTGTATTCCAAATGGATGAAATCATCTACCAATTGAGAGAACACTCTGCAGGTTTGAACTGTGGTAGATGGGATTACATCTTCTCATACATTAAATGTTTGAGAAACTTCCCAGAATTTATCTTGCCGGATAGATCACAAGTTACAATGGCTGCTCCTTTCATGTCTTCATACGTTAAATTGTTGGTACACACCACCCACAAGAGAAAGGTTCATGCTTTAGGTGGTATGGCTGCTCAAATTCCAATCAAGGATGACGAAGAAAGAAACAGAAAGGCTTTGGAAAATGTCACCAAAGATAAATTGAGAGAAGTTTCATTGGGTTGTGACTCTTGTTGGGTTGCTCACCCAGCTTTGGTTCCTGTAGTCTTGAAGGTCTTCAATGAACACATGAAGGGACCAAACCAAATTGACTTGCCACCTAAGGAGCCATTCAAGCCAGTCACACAAAGAGATTTGTTGAGTCCATTTGTTCCTGGTGGTGTTATTACTGAAGGCGGTATCAGAGCAAACATTATCATTGGTATCTCATACATTGAAGCTTGGTTGAGAAATGTTGGATGTGTTCCAATCAACTACTTGATGGAAGACGCTGCTACTGCTGAAGTTTCGAGAACTCAAATCTGGCAATGGGTCACCCATGGTGCCAAGACCAACACCGGTAAGGTGATCACCAAGGACTACgtcaaacaattgttggatgaaGAGTACTCCAAATTGACTAAGAATGCTAAGCCAGGTAACAAATTCAAGCAAGCATTTGCTTACTTTGCTCCAGAAGCTCTTGGTGAAAGATACTCTGATTTCGTTACCACTTTGATTTACGATGACGTCACTACCGTTGGTAGAGCTGTTCCAGGTGAGAAATTATAA
- a CDS encoding Hst1 hypothetical proteinistone deacetylase (involved in regulation of white-opaque switching): MADIIIIDSDSDTDAPPQKKFRANPPNSLTPKTKPFEGVSSSSSSSSSANVSPSPSIVRSNISETGSNENKVIAEPQRVWYHRNGDANDNGATKDYIDQSFCNDTSESDDETVESGVDEVDTHVSHGAEFFYRSIPPKEIEETRRYLKDKGRLQFLQRYLPTSASGQDIIKIVLKLGFIPKRVNFDNIDLSECVQILNRAMEKVRSKRDRLDDVSTYQDAIDLIRESKRIIVITGAGISTSLGIPDFRSSKGFYSMVKHLGLSDPQEVFDLEIFHTDPTLFYSIAHMILPPEHTFSPLHSFIQLLQSKNKLLRNYTQNIDNIESYAGVRPENLIQCHGSFAGATCTSCGHNVPGESIFPDIRKQELPRCKKCEPKRKRLLRDENKYVAESFGVFKPDITFFGEALPRRFHDHIREDIMNCDLLISIGTSLKVAPVADIVDKIPHYVPQILINKDPIDHCNFDVSLLGYCDEVISFIADKLGDDWKLPHKDYDDIRGRNGENLEIELVDTGLREYKVSSRTHKTENTPDPSEKVNTDGATAFDLQSDESNGKERQSFNSALNKHRDIENIVEEGMKVGAVHWKDSMLYVGSSIKGSSQGSQGGSIEPQTGSRSSFSQYEIEENIAHGGSTAYTEISLSDDGDGDN, from the coding sequence ATGGCTGACATCATTATAATTGATTCTGATTCTGACACTGATGCACCACctcaaaagaaatttagGGCCAATCCTCCGAATAGCTTGACGCCCAAAACCAAGCCGTTTGAAGGGGTCTCTTCGTCGTCGTCTTCGTCGTCATCTGCGAACGTGTCACCGTCGCCGTCAATTGTAAGATCAAATATCAGTGAAACTGGTTctaatgaaaataaagttATAGCTGAACCTCAACGAGTATGGTACCACCGAAATGGGGATGCGAATGATAACGGAGCAACTAAAGATTATATTGATCAAAGCTTTTGTAATGATACCAGCGagagtgatgatgaaacgGTAGAATCgggtgttgatgaagtagaCACACATGTGTCCCATGGTGCGGAATTTTTCTACAGATCTATTCCACCAAAAgagattgaagaaacaagacGATATTTGAAAGACAAAGGAAGGttgcaatttcttcaaaggTATTTACCAACTTCAGCCTCCGGCCAGGATATAATAAAGATTGTTTTAAAGCTCGGGTTTATACCGAAGCGTgtaaattttgataatattgATTTGCTGGAATGTGTACAAATCCTTAATCGTGCCATGGAAAAAGTGCGTTCAAAGCGGGACAGGTTAGATGATGTATCTACATACCAAGATGCTATAGACCTAATCCGTGAAAGCAAGAGAATAATAGTCATAACTGGAGCAGGTATCTCCACGAGTCTAGGCATCCCTGATTTTCGGTCGTCAAAAGGGTTCTATTCCATGGTTAAGCATTTAGGTCTAAGTGATCCTCAAGaggtttttgatttggaaatcTTCCATACTGATCCGACATTATTTTACTCCATTGCGCATATGATTTTACCCCCGGAACACACGTTTAGTCCGTTACACTCATTCATTCAACTACTTCAATCTAAAAACAAGCTTCTTCGTAATTACACACAAAACATTGACAATATTGAGAGTTATGCCGGAGTACGACCggaaaatttgattcaatgcCACGGCTCCTTTGCAGGGGCCACGTGCACCAGCTGTGGACATAATGTACCTGGAGAAAGTATATTTCCAGATATTCGCAAACAAGAACTACCTAGGTGCAAAAAATGCGAGCCAAAACGTAAAAGGCTACTAAGGGACGAAAACAAATACGTTGCTGAAAGCTTTGGCGTTTTCAAGCCTGACATTACATTCTTTGGGGAAGCATTGCCACGCAGGTTCCATGACCACATAAGAGAAGACATTATGAACTgtgatttgttgatcaGCATTGGTACTTCCCTAAAAGTGGCTCCCGTTGCCGATATAGTTGACAAGATACCCCACTATGTGCCACAAATCTTAATTAATAAGGATCCAATAGATCATTGTAACTTTGACGTGAGTCTATTAGGCTATTGTGATGAGGTTATTAGCTTTATTGCCGACAAGTTGGGAGACGACTGGAAGTTACCTCACAAGGATTATGATGATATACGAGGTAGAAACGGAgagaatttggaaattgaattggtgGATACTGGGTTACGAGAGTATAAAGTGTCGTCTAGGACTCATAAGACAGAAAACACTCCAGACCCACTGGAGAAAGTGAATACTGACGGAGCGACAGCATTCGACCTTCAAAGCGATGAGCTGAATGGAAAGGAGCGtcaatcattcaattcagcCCTCAATAAACACAGGGATATCGAAAACATTGTCGAAGAAGGCATGAAGGTAGGGGCAGTGCATTGGAAAGACTCTATGCTATACGTTGGCAGTAGCATCAAAGGATCAAGTCAGGGATCCCAAGGTGGAAGTATCGAGCCACAAACGGGGTCCCGCAGCTCATTCTCTCAATATGAGATTGAAGAGAATATAGCACATGGTGGTAGCACAGCCTATACTGAGATCAGCTTGAGTGACGATGGTGATGGGGATAATTAG